Proteins encoded together in one Sander lucioperca isolate FBNREF2018 chromosome 17, SLUC_FBN_1.2, whole genome shotgun sequence window:
- the LOC116063679 gene encoding uncharacterized protein LOC116063679: MSRRLKFGLLVLLGSLWMWPNNVVAGNSENVQLICRESLDAAVGDNVTLDFHLEPGSDATQWTAFVFKCEQSSDNVLVYRSGGFSDEDQANRFRGRVSPDSSWELREGQLAWKISPFGESDAGTYKCIVRTRTRTHQLPCSTGLKIKQFHPHEESNTTVVNPSDGYQRHNTSSLIPKKPTDGNNTGSTNTLFAGAIAAIVTAVIISIIIAIIFIAGVISGGFDGRCPFLLSFSRLPCRRRFEGVRQNDPDAPVAHNGPVQAVEGRAGVQENARWVTIPLEEIGDPNPPGDVNV; this comes from the exons ATGTCAAGAAGGCTGAAATTCGGGCTCCTAGTTTTGCTGGGCAGCCTCTGGATGTGGCCAAATAACGTTGTCGCCGGGAACTCAG AAAACGTTCAATTAATTTGCCGAGAGAGCCTGGACGCAGCGGTCGGAGACAACGTCACTTTGGACTTCCACCTCGAGCCTGGATCCGATGCGACACAGTGGACAGCCTTTGTTTTTAAATGCGAACAAAGTTCCGACAATGTCCTGGTTTACAGAAGTGGAGGTTTTTCTGATGAAGATCAGGCAAACCGATTCCGTGGCAGAGTATCTCCTGACAGCAGCTGGGAACTAAGAGAAGGGCAACTAGCGTGGAAAATCTCCCCATTTGGAGAAAGTGACGCGGGAACATACAAATGCATTGTTCGAACTAGAACTAGAACTCACCAACTCCCCTGTTCTACTGGACTGAAGATCAAACAGT TCCATCCACATGAAGAAAGCAACACCACTGTAGTCAATCCATCAGATGGTTACCAGCGACATAATACCAGCTCTTTGATACCCAAAAAGCCAACAG ATGGTAACAACACTGGCTCTACCAACACTTTGTTTGCCGGGGCCATCGCCGCCATAGTCACAGCTGTTATCATCAGCATCATCATCGCCATCATCTTCATCGCTGGGGTGATCT CTGGAGGTTTTGATGGAAGGTGTCCCTTCCTCTTATCTTTTTCACGCCTTCCCTGTCGTCGACGTTTTGAAGGTGTTAGGCAGAACGACCCAGATGCTCCGGTGGCTCACAACGGGCCAGTGCAGGCGGTCGAGGGAAGAGCTGGAGTCCAAG AAAACGCGCGATGGGTTACGATTCCACTGGAAGAGATCGGGGACCCAAATCCTCCAGGAGATGTCAACGTGTGA
- the LOC116063673 gene encoding programmed cell death 1 ligand 1-like, whose amino-acid sequence MILLIILLLIILTSCVSGRFVVNVTQTSYQAEENHNITLEWTFTTNPHSSSNSLNIFCELITVLKNPGLFHLHEGVEVPESQHDQFAGRVQWDKDVLREGRLRLHVSRLRTEDSGLYKCDVLTSYGRSSGKCWLNVTAWTTETPWYPKILQTPDPNGESAVKGENTDRLREDGRKTLSEDAESCLLDHMLLSRFDSFTIHRRRLDFHLLRF is encoded by the exons ATGATCCTGCTCATCATCCTGCTGCTCATCATCCTGACCTCCTGTGTCTCTG GAAGATTTGTAGTGAATGTGACCCAGACCTCCTATCAGGCAGAGGAGAACCACAACATCACACTGGAGTGGACCTTCACAACCAACCCTCACAGTTCCTCCAACTCTCTGAATATCTTCTGTGAACTGATAACTGTCCTCAAGAATCCAGGCCTGTTTCATCTCCATGAAGGAGTTGAGGTCCCAGAGTCTCAGCATGACCAGTTTGCAGGACGAGTCCAGTGGGACAAAGACGTCCTCAGAGAAGGACGACTCAGACTTCATGTGTCCAGACTCAGGACTGAAGACTCGGGACTGTACAAATGTGATGTGCTCACAAGTTATGGGAGGAGCTCTGGTAAATGTTGGCTCAATGTTACTG cctggACGACGGAGACGCCGTGGTATCCCAAAATCCTCCAGACTCCAGATCCAAACGGTGAGTCGGCTGTTAAAGGTGAGAACACGGACCGACTCCGGGAAGACGGAAGGAAAACATTATCAGAAGACGCTGAGTCATGCTTACTAGaccatatgcttttgtcccgattcgattctttcaccaTACACAGGCGGCGattggattttcatttattgcgattctag